A part of Candidatus Saccharibacteria bacterium genomic DNA contains:
- the gatB gene encoding Asp-tRNA(Asn)/Glu-tRNA(Gln) amidotransferase subunit GatB, with protein sequence MTDDVLATYEMTIGIECHVQLATASKLFSPADNDARDKEPNTCVHPIDYGLPGMLPILNRGAIDLAIKAGKAMNAEIARVSRFDRKHYFYPDLPNGYQITQMYQPTILAGFVDAPLEDCGSVHVRIHHAHIEADAGKLSHYNGYSLVDLNRAGTPLIEIVSEPDMHTAAEAKAYATELYRLMTYAGVTHGDLYHGNMRFDVNISVAPKGSRELGKRAEVKNLNSFRSVERAAEYEFRRQVELLEKGERVVQETRGWNDARQITTSQRSKEDAQDYRYMPDADIPPIVLTDEEIARIQAYIPTLPPVYRDKWASLEVDKSVVTSLLANQNYARIVTEIQEKAGDAVARRVAHWFASALGQIDAEDATPVDVSSPYVSVDDLIELATMTDDDQLSSTAAREVFTELLTGAENPRAIAEAKNLLQVSDENAVAAIVDEVLQDPSSTASIADIKAGKDKAIGYLVGQVMKKSQGKANPALAQKLIRDKI encoded by the coding sequence ATGACCGACGACGTACTAGCAACGTACGAAATGACCATTGGCATAGAATGCCATGTTCAGCTTGCGACCGCATCGAAACTATTTAGTCCTGCCGATAATGACGCACGTGATAAAGAACCAAATACCTGTGTCCACCCAATTGATTATGGGCTTCCCGGTATGTTGCCTATCCTCAACCGAGGAGCTATCGATCTTGCCATCAAAGCTGGCAAAGCCATGAATGCCGAAATTGCGCGGGTAAGTCGTTTTGACCGCAAGCACTATTTTTACCCCGATCTACCAAACGGCTATCAGATTACCCAAATGTATCAACCGACTATTTTGGCAGGGTTTGTTGATGCTCCGCTCGAAGATTGCGGTAGCGTCCATGTGCGGATTCACCATGCACACATCGAAGCCGATGCTGGTAAGCTGAGTCACTATAATGGCTATAGCTTAGTTGACCTTAATCGAGCCGGTACGCCACTGATTGAGATTGTGAGCGAGCCCGACATGCACACAGCCGCCGAAGCCAAAGCCTATGCGACGGAGCTGTACCGCCTCATGACATATGCGGGTGTGACACACGGTGATTTATACCATGGCAATATGCGTTTTGACGTCAATATTAGCGTGGCACCAAAAGGTAGTCGTGAGCTTGGCAAGCGTGCCGAAGTAAAAAATCTCAACAGTTTCCGTAGCGTCGAGCGCGCTGCAGAATACGAATTTCGCCGCCAGGTTGAGCTACTCGAAAAGGGTGAGCGTGTCGTACAAGAAACGCGTGGCTGGAATGATGCCAGGCAGATCACGACAAGTCAGCGCAGCAAGGAAGATGCCCAGGATTATCGCTATATGCCCGACGCTGATATCCCTCCGATTGTACTGACAGATGAGGAAATAGCACGTATTCAGGCTTATATTCCCACGTTGCCCCCCGTGTACCGTGACAAATGGGCTAGCCTTGAAGTCGATAAATCAGTCGTTACTTCGCTGCTAGCCAATCAAAACTACGCTCGCATTGTCACAGAAATACAAGAAAAAGCCGGCGACGCTGTCGCCAGACGCGTGGCGCACTGGTTCGCTAGTGCGCTCGGACAAATTGACGCAGAAGACGCGACACCTGTCGACGTAAGTTCTCCCTATGTGTCCGTCGACGATCTGATCGAGCTTGCAACAATGACAGACGACGATCAATTGAGCAGCACAGCTGCACGTGAAGTATTTACAGAACTGTTGACAGGTGCCGAAAACCCACGAGCGATTGCTGAAGCCAAAAACCTGCTACAGGTGAGCGACGAAAATGCTGTCGCGGCGATTGTCGATGAGGTGCTGCAAGACCCATCTTCGACCGCAAGTATCGCCGATATTAAAGCTGGTAAAGACAAAGCTATCGGCTATCTCGTAGGACAAGTGATGAAGAAATCACAGGGTAAGGCCAATCCGGCCCTGGCGCAAAAGCTAATTCGGGACAAAATATAG
- a CDS encoding carbohydrate kinase family protein, producing the protein MSKYLQQLLGADEPMFSTTLRQLEKMTGHKATDVAYIADMTARAHQVMRRMGLDVADTTEHELYRALAAHAHNQTLFIATDDVGIIIHGQAVSFNYEDVQENIHRPFAERMTEHMKCQIKYGLTSRYVAADGDDEVAIEELIAQAGLSVCDMSDYHEHKQTNVKQKTRPPRLLFIGDIFTDAFIKLSPKVARVDKDDQGRSWISIPFGGRPPYEEVEIVQSVGPAPNAAVSCARLGLDVSLMSWLGDDKPGGDSLAYLSKQQVNTQLVSQKKQAKSNYYYVLRLGAERTILTKDEDYSYVWQEPHMVPDWIYLASISGESWGLHEALDNYLGQHPDIKFVIQPGTFHFEWGVKKMAQLYRHAYMVILNREEAVMLTGKSHESIPELAAALHELGPLYVVITDGPSGSYASFDGKLLKMPNYPDPAPPYDRTGAGDAFASTVVAAMALGEGFETALTWAPINSMSVVQKLGAQAGLLSKATIEEYIKKAPKWYKLEEIK; encoded by the coding sequence ATGTCTAAATATCTCCAACAGCTACTTGGTGCCGATGAGCCGATGTTCAGTACGACGCTCAGGCAGCTAGAAAAAATGACTGGGCATAAGGCGACAGACGTGGCTTATATCGCTGATATGACAGCACGAGCCCACCAGGTGATGCGCCGTATGGGACTCGATGTTGCCGACACCACCGAACACGAACTCTACCGTGCGCTCGCTGCCCATGCCCATAACCAGACCCTGTTCATAGCAACCGATGACGTGGGGATCATCATCCACGGTCAGGCTGTATCGTTTAATTACGAAGACGTGCAGGAAAACATTCATCGCCCATTTGCTGAACGCATGACTGAGCACATGAAGTGCCAAATCAAATACGGCCTGACTTCGCGCTATGTGGCCGCCGATGGTGATGATGAAGTAGCAATTGAAGAACTTATTGCTCAAGCAGGGCTTAGTGTGTGTGACATGAGCGACTATCACGAACATAAGCAGACAAATGTAAAGCAAAAGACTCGGCCGCCGCGGCTGCTATTTATTGGTGACATTTTTACCGACGCGTTTATCAAACTCAGCCCGAAAGTCGCTCGCGTCGATAAAGACGACCAGGGTCGATCATGGATTAGTATTCCATTCGGTGGCCGTCCGCCCTATGAGGAAGTGGAGATCGTCCAATCGGTTGGCCCAGCTCCCAATGCAGCCGTTTCTTGTGCGCGACTTGGACTTGATGTGAGTTTGATGAGTTGGCTTGGTGACGACAAGCCTGGCGGTGATTCGCTCGCATACCTTTCCAAACAACAGGTTAACACGCAGCTCGTATCACAGAAAAAGCAGGCAAAATCAAACTACTACTATGTACTGCGGCTTGGCGCAGAGCGTACGATTTTGACGAAAGATGAAGACTATAGCTATGTATGGCAAGAGCCGCATATGGTGCCAGATTGGATCTACCTGGCCAGTATTAGTGGTGAATCGTGGGGGTTGCATGAAGCCCTCGACAACTACCTAGGGCAGCACCCAGACATAAAATTTGTCATTCAGCCGGGTACGTTTCATTTTGAATGGGGCGTCAAGAAGATGGCGCAGCTTTACCGACATGCCTATATGGTGATCCTTAACCGCGAGGAGGCCGTTATGCTCACAGGCAAAAGTCATGAGTCGATACCAGAACTAGCAGCTGCGTTGCATGAACTTGGTCCGCTCTATGTGGTGATTACTGATGGCCCTTCTGGTTCGTACGCGTCTTTTGATGGAAAGCTCCTAAAAATGCCTAACTATCCAGACCCGGCGCCGCCGTATGATCGCACTGGTGCTGGCGATGCTTTTGCGAGTACGGTGGTCGCAGCGATGGCACTAGGAGAAGGTTTTGAAACGGCCCTTACGTGGGCGCCTATCAACAGTATGAGTGTTGTCCAAAAACTCGGGGCTCAAGCGGGATTACTTTCCAAAGCGACAATCGAGGAGTATATCAAAAAAGCACCGAAATGGTATAAGTTAGAGGAGATTAAATAA
- the gatC gene encoding Asp-tRNA(Asn)/Glu-tRNA(Gln) amidotransferase subunit GatC has protein sequence MSTITSDDVRHLAQLSNLQLSDEEVADLQVDLGNILNYINQLSQLDTTGVEPTYQVTGLENVWREDKVAQGNVPREQLLALAPDQQDGSVKVPQVLS, from the coding sequence ATGAGCACGATTACTAGCGACGATGTGCGCCACTTGGCGCAGCTCTCAAACTTGCAGCTTAGTGACGAAGAAGTTGCGGACTTGCAGGTCGATCTTGGCAATATTTTGAACTACATTAACCAACTGAGTCAGCTCGACACAACAGGGGTTGAACCGACCTACCAGGTGACTGGGCTTGAAAATGTATGGCGTGAAGACAAAGTCGCCCAAGGTAACGTGCCACGCGAGCAGTTACTTGCACTCGCTCCTGACCAGCAAGATGGCAGTGTGAAAGTTCCGCAGGTGCTTTCATGA
- the uvrB gene encoding excinuclease ABC subunit UvrB gives MNQFRLYSKYQPTGDQPTAIAQLVEGLANGEHEQTLLGVTGSGKTFTMANIIANRNVPTLILAHNKTLAAQLFGEFKSFFPDNEVHYFVSYFDYYQPEAYIASSDTYIEKDSAINEEIDRLRHAATSALLTRRDVIIVASVSCIYGIGSPDDYADMSITVRRGERRVRDKFIRQLTDIQYHRNDIDFARGTFRVRGDVVDVFPAGRDTAYRLEFYGDDIDRITTIDPLTGEILDEPEECKIFPSSHYVTPRDKVARAIEGIRKEFEERMAWFEQHDKLLEAQRLAQRTKFDLEMLEETGFVKGIENYSRYLTNREPGEQPATLLDYFPDDFLLFVDESHVTLPQVRGMYNGDRARKEVLVDYGFRLPSALDNRPLRFDEFEKHVNQVVYVSATPSDYELQHSPPPAQQIIRPTGLLDPAITVKPIHGQIDDLIAEIRDRTAKHQRVLVTTLTKRMAEDLSAHLIDLGMKTAYIHSDIDTLERGDILRDLRMGTYDVLVGINLLREGLDLPEVSLVAILDADKEGFLRSEGALIQTIGRAARHVEGGVIMYADQVTGSMQRAIDETNRRRSIQQAYNESHGITPRGVDKAIDEGLRSIIPQKEDVKEKLNLNKIPKDEYAALVKDLKGQMDLASANLEFERAAELRDLIAEIKVKMK, from the coding sequence GTGAATCAATTTCGCCTTTATTCCAAGTACCAGCCTACTGGCGATCAGCCCACAGCGATTGCTCAGCTTGTTGAAGGTCTCGCGAATGGCGAACATGAGCAGACGCTACTTGGTGTGACGGGCAGCGGAAAAACATTCACAATGGCAAATATTATTGCAAATCGCAATGTTCCGACGCTGATACTTGCCCATAACAAAACACTCGCTGCACAATTGTTCGGTGAATTTAAATCATTTTTTCCAGACAACGAAGTCCACTATTTTGTCAGCTATTTTGATTACTACCAGCCCGAAGCCTACATTGCCAGCAGTGATACCTACATTGAAAAAGACTCGGCGATCAACGAAGAAATTGACCGATTGCGTCATGCTGCGACCAGTGCCTTGCTAACGCGAAGAGACGTTATTATTGTGGCCAGCGTCAGCTGCATCTATGGTATTGGTTCACCCGATGATTATGCCGACATGTCGATAACAGTTCGTCGCGGTGAACGCCGTGTTCGGGACAAATTTATTCGCCAGCTTACAGACATTCAATATCATCGTAATGACATCGATTTCGCTCGTGGTACGTTTAGGGTACGCGGCGATGTTGTTGACGTATTTCCGGCTGGTCGTGACACGGCGTATCGACTTGAGTTTTACGGCGATGATATTGATCGTATTACAACTATCGACCCGCTAACTGGCGAAATTCTTGACGAGCCTGAAGAGTGTAAAATCTTTCCGAGTAGTCACTATGTGACGCCGCGCGACAAAGTAGCACGAGCAATTGAAGGAATTCGTAAAGAATTCGAAGAACGAATGGCGTGGTTTGAGCAGCACGACAAGCTGCTGGAGGCGCAGCGGCTTGCACAGCGCACGAAATTTGACCTTGAGATGCTCGAAGAGACAGGTTTTGTGAAAGGAATTGAGAACTACAGTCGCTACCTGACTAACCGTGAACCTGGTGAACAGCCAGCAACACTCCTTGATTATTTCCCGGATGATTTTTTGTTATTTGTTGATGAAAGCCACGTCACACTGCCGCAAGTTCGTGGCATGTACAATGGTGATCGCGCGCGCAAGGAAGTACTGGTTGACTACGGGTTTCGGCTGCCAAGTGCACTTGATAATCGTCCGCTAAGGTTTGATGAGTTTGAAAAACACGTGAATCAAGTGGTTTATGTGTCGGCCACACCGAGTGATTACGAGCTGCAGCATAGCCCGCCTCCTGCACAGCAAATTATCCGTCCAACTGGTTTGCTTGACCCGGCGATTACTGTCAAGCCGATTCATGGTCAAATCGATGATCTGATTGCGGAGATTAGAGATCGAACAGCCAAACACCAGCGTGTACTCGTGACCACACTCACCAAGCGCATGGCGGAAGACCTTAGCGCCCACCTTATCGATCTGGGCATGAAAACAGCCTATATTCATAGCGACATCGATACGCTCGAACGTGGTGACATCCTACGCGATCTACGTATGGGTACCTACGACGTACTCGTCGGTATTAATCTATTACGCGAAGGGCTCGACCTTCCGGAAGTCAGCCTAGTGGCGATTTTAGACGCTGATAAAGAAGGATTTTTGCGGAGCGAAGGCGCGCTCATACAGACGATCGGCCGTGCGGCCAGGCATGTTGAGGGTGGTGTAATTATGTATGCTGACCAGGTAACGGGCAGTATGCAGCGTGCAATTGACGAAACCAACCGTCGTCGAAGTATACAGCAAGCCTACAATGAATCGCACGGTATTACGCCGCGCGGCGTCGACAAAGCAATCGATGAAGGCTTGCGATCAATTATCCCTCAAAAAGAAGACGTGAAAGAAAAATTAAATCTCAACAAGATACCGAAGGATGAGTATGCGGCGCTCGTGAAAGACCTAAAGGGGCAAATGGACTTGGCAAGTGCCAATCTCGAATTCGAGCGTGCTGCCGAACTTCGCGATTTGATCGCTGAAATAAAGGTAAAAATGAAATGA
- a CDS encoding alpha amylase C-terminal domain-containing protein yields MSHQVKKKLGVTLHADGAEFRVWAPFATNVKLMVPFLGVYDGSNVHDMLNENDGYWSVFVKTAEAGQNYKFLIDTGHELLQRNDPRGRMLTSSENGVSVIAATDFEWGDDVFMPVPKEQQVLYELHIGTFNRKDEATQGTFYDAIEKLDYLRDLGINMVELMPVTSMTFSNGWGYNTSDIFSIETAYGGRHGLMEFVKACHQRGIGVIIDVVYNHFMSSDLWRYDGWYENDRGGIYFYNDERGDTPWGARPDYGRAEVRQFLLDNVVMWFSEFRVDGLRLDSTAYMRNTKGYNDDPPHDIGDAWSLMQEITSIAHKVRPGAIMIAEDVSTNEYLTKPREYDGCGFDAQWGIVFPHAIRQLIGLGTGEPVDFTHELYHYYNGNAFEKIIFSDSHDTAANGSTRITAAITPKHPGSVLARKRLLLASAITLTSPGIPMLLQGQEFMQEGAFNDWQMLDWQKTEKFSGIVAAHRDLIHLRRDLTGTSSGLLGGSVSLFHRDEHNNIIGYHRWSTGGSGDDTIVIANFNRDGFDSYTLHLPKNGVWNVRFNSSWTGYSADFEGEHIETVVTDDVGNVTLPIPGYCVYIFSQE; encoded by the coding sequence ATGAGCCATCAGGTTAAGAAAAAGCTGGGAGTGACGCTTCACGCCGATGGAGCTGAATTTCGCGTTTGGGCGCCGTTTGCGACAAATGTCAAGCTGATGGTGCCGTTTTTGGGCGTGTACGACGGCAGTAACGTGCATGATATGTTGAACGAAAATGACGGCTATTGGTCGGTATTCGTTAAAACCGCAGAGGCTGGCCAGAATTACAAATTCCTGATTGACACCGGGCACGAACTACTGCAGCGCAATGACCCGCGCGGACGCATGCTCACGTCGTCAGAAAATGGCGTGTCGGTAATTGCCGCAACCGACTTTGAGTGGGGTGATGATGTGTTTATGCCCGTGCCAAAAGAGCAACAGGTTCTTTATGAACTTCACATAGGAACATTTAATCGTAAAGATGAAGCAACCCAGGGTACGTTCTATGATGCTATTGAAAAGCTCGATTATTTACGCGATCTCGGCATTAATATGGTGGAACTTATGCCCGTCACGAGCATGACATTTAGTAATGGCTGGGGATACAATACCAGCGATATCTTTTCGATTGAGACAGCATATGGCGGCCGGCACGGGCTAATGGAATTTGTGAAAGCTTGTCACCAGCGCGGTATCGGTGTGATTATCGATGTTGTCTATAACCATTTTATGAGTAGCGACCTATGGCGCTATGATGGCTGGTACGAAAATGACCGCGGCGGTATATATTTTTATAATGATGAGCGCGGCGATACGCCATGGGGCGCCAGGCCGGACTACGGCCGTGCAGAAGTTCGGCAGTTCCTGCTCGACAATGTTGTTATGTGGTTCAGTGAGTTCCGTGTTGATGGACTACGGCTCGATAGCACGGCGTATATGCGCAATACCAAAGGCTACAACGATGACCCACCGCATGATATCGGCGACGCCTGGAGCCTAATGCAAGAAATCACTTCCATCGCCCATAAAGTTCGTCCTGGTGCTATTATGATTGCCGAAGATGTCTCAACCAATGAATACCTCACCAAGCCGCGCGAGTACGACGGCTGCGGCTTTGACGCCCAATGGGGCATTGTGTTTCCCCATGCCATACGGCAACTCATCGGCCTTGGTACTGGCGAGCCTGTCGACTTTACGCATGAACTTTACCACTACTACAACGGCAATGCTTTCGAAAAGATTATTTTTAGTGACTCGCACGATACAGCCGCCAATGGTTCAACCAGGATCACGGCAGCAATCACTCCCAAGCACCCAGGCAGTGTGCTCGCGCGGAAGCGCCTATTGCTCGCCAGCGCCATCACCCTTACCTCACCTGGCATTCCTATGCTGCTACAAGGCCAAGAATTTATGCAGGAAGGCGCATTCAATGATTGGCAAATGCTTGACTGGCAAAAGACCGAAAAATTCAGCGGCATCGTTGCTGCCCATCGAGACCTCATACACTTGCGACGGGACCTTACGGGCACGAGCTCTGGGCTCCTGGGCGGGTCTGTATCACTATTCCACCGCGACGAACACAACAATATTATTGGCTATCACCGATGGAGCACCGGAGGGAGTGGTGACGACACGATAGTGATTGCGAATTTTAATCGTGATGGTTTTGATTCTTACACGCTGCATTTACCCAAAAATGGCGTGTGGAATGTGCGCTTCAATAGTTCATGGACGGGCTATAGTGCCGATTTCGAAGGCGAGCACATTGAAACAGTTGTGACCGACGACGTAGGTAATGTGACACTGCCCATTCCTGGCTACTGTGTCTATATATTTTCTCAAGAATAA
- the gatA gene encoding Asp-tRNA(Asn)/Glu-tRNA(Gln) amidotransferase subunit GatA, producing the protein MSIAAIVQRVKAGQSSARAEVEAALARAKENSDYHALLALTEKRALERADEIDAALQAGKHAGKLAGVPFVVKDNYLAFGAPTTAASKILENFMSPVQATVVEKLEAEGAICIGKSNLDAFAHGGSTENSAYGVTKNAVDMSKVAGGSSGGSAVVTALNIVPFALGSDTGGSIRQPASFNGIYGMKPTYGMSSRYGVVAMASSTDVMGCFTTCAEDAALVLSIMAGRDDKDMTTLPDYFLPITNVPSRLKIGVVKETMGDDVDEEVRQVTTDYISRLKAAGHEVEEVSMPLAPMALAMYYIIVPAEVCSNLARYDGVRYGRRAEGVKTLAELYGRSRDEGFVTENKRRIMIGSYVLSSGYFDAYYLQAQKARTLLIESFNELFKTYDFLITPTAPTPAFGIGENTSDPIKMYLSDVMTVPASLAGIPALSVPAGVSKDGLPIGVQLIAPMKADAALLALAASMEEIHG; encoded by the coding sequence ATGAGCATCGCCGCTATCGTACAGCGTGTTAAAGCCGGCCAATCATCGGCTCGGGCTGAAGTTGAAGCGGCGTTGGCACGCGCGAAAGAAAATAGTGATTACCATGCGCTACTCGCGCTTACCGAAAAACGCGCCCTTGAACGAGCCGATGAAATTGATGCAGCACTACAGGCTGGCAAACATGCGGGCAAACTCGCTGGCGTACCATTTGTCGTCAAAGACAACTACTTAGCCTTCGGCGCGCCAACAACTGCAGCCAGCAAAATCCTCGAAAACTTTATGAGTCCCGTGCAGGCAACTGTTGTTGAAAAGCTAGAGGCTGAAGGGGCGATTTGTATTGGCAAATCTAATCTTGATGCTTTCGCTCACGGCGGCAGCACTGAAAATTCCGCGTATGGTGTCACAAAAAATGCAGTCGACATGAGTAAAGTGGCTGGTGGTAGTAGCGGCGGTTCGGCAGTTGTAACAGCGCTCAATATTGTACCGTTTGCACTTGGCAGCGATACGGGGGGCAGTATTCGACAGCCAGCTAGTTTTAATGGAATATATGGCATGAAGCCAACCTATGGTATGAGCAGCCGCTACGGTGTGGTGGCGATGGCGAGCAGTACGGACGTTATGGGATGCTTTACGACATGTGCCGAAGATGCTGCATTGGTGCTGAGTATCATGGCGGGACGTGACGACAAAGATATGACGACGCTGCCTGACTATTTTTTACCAATAACTAATGTACCATCCCGACTAAAAATTGGCGTTGTGAAAGAAACCATGGGCGACGATGTCGACGAAGAAGTCCGACAAGTTACCACAGACTATATTAGTCGTCTCAAAGCAGCTGGTCACGAAGTCGAAGAAGTCAGTATGCCGCTCGCTCCTATGGCGCTCGCTATGTATTACATCATCGTGCCGGCTGAAGTGTGCAGTAACTTGGCGCGCTACGACGGCGTGCGCTACGGTCGACGTGCAGAAGGCGTAAAAACACTTGCCGAATTGTATGGGCGCTCACGCGACGAAGGCTTTGTTACCGAGAACAAGCGCCGCATTATGATCGGAAGTTACGTGCTCAGTAGCGGCTACTTCGATGCCTATTACTTGCAGGCGCAAAAAGCCCGCACACTGCTCATCGAGTCGTTCAATGAACTATTTAAAACATATGATTTTCTTATTACGCCTACAGCGCCTACACCAGCTTTTGGTATTGGCGAAAATACCAGTGACCCGATAAAAATGTACCTTTCCGACGTGATGACAGTACCAGCCAGCCTAGCTGGCATCCCGGCTCTGAGCGTTCCGGCTGGAGTTAGTAAAGACGGGCTTCCGATCGGCGTACAACTAATCGCACCCATGAAAGCCGACGCCGCACTTCTGGCACTAGCCGCTAGCATGGAGGAAATTCATGGATAA
- a CDS encoding NTP transferase domain-containing protein codes for MQRPTKAIIAAAGFGTRFLPQTKAMPKEMMPIIDKPIIQYVVEELVEAGIKDIIIVGSSNKRAIEDHFDLPNEDLLTNLRAGGEKKEPLITMVNELAGLANFIYIRQKGPYGNATPMHCAAHLIGADESFIYAFADDFIKATPTRFSQMIDAHMELGTPILTCKAVLSDDEYDRYGIVAGETINDGVIRMSTIVERPGKENAPSALASVSSYLFTGKIFDYIERANAAHDGNDELKLQPIVQQMIDDGYTHHAIEIKNGHYYDTGDKLEYIKTVLDFGLEHPELGPSLRTYINSKTMHQSE; via the coding sequence ATGCAACGACCAACTAAAGCAATCATCGCAGCAGCAGGTTTCGGCACGAGATTCTTGCCACAGACTAAGGCTATGCCTAAAGAAATGATGCCGATTATTGATAAGCCGATTATTCAATATGTCGTAGAGGAGCTGGTCGAAGCGGGTATTAAAGATATTATTATCGTTGGAAGTAGTAATAAGCGTGCAATTGAAGATCACTTCGACCTGCCAAATGAGGACCTGCTCACCAACCTTCGGGCTGGCGGAGAGAAAAAGGAACCACTCATTACCATGGTAAATGAGCTGGCTGGGCTTGCTAACTTCATTTACATACGCCAAAAGGGTCCATACGGCAACGCGACGCCTATGCACTGCGCTGCGCACCTCATAGGTGCAGATGAGTCGTTCATTTATGCATTTGCCGACGATTTCATCAAAGCAACACCAACACGATTTAGCCAGATGATCGACGCACATATGGAGCTAGGCACTCCAATATTGACTTGCAAGGCAGTGCTTTCTGATGACGAATACGATCGATACGGTATAGTTGCGGGAGAGACAATCAATGATGGAGTGATCAGAATGTCGACTATCGTTGAGCGCCCAGGAAAAGAGAATGCTCCCTCTGCCCTCGCATCAGTCAGCAGCTACTTGTTTACTGGCAAGATATTTGACTATATCGAGCGAGCGAACGCTGCGCATGACGGTAACGATGAGCTTAAGCTGCAACCAATCGTCCAGCAAATGATTGATGACGGCTATACTCACCACGCGATAGAAATAAAAAATGGGCACTACTATGATACTGGTGACAAGCTGGAGTATATAAAAACAGTTTTAGACTTTGGGCTTGAGCATCCAGAGCTCGGACCATCGCTCCGTACATATATCAATAGCAAAACTATGCATCAAAGTGAATAA
- a CDS encoding YtxH domain-containing protein, which produces MTKGKFALGALLGAAAGVVAGFLTAPKSGKETRADLKAKADELKAEGEKKATEAKKQGEKLYSEGKKTVDDYRGRAERAVNAAKDEFSSSDTKKK; this is translated from the coding sequence ATGACAAAAGGTAAATTTGCACTTGGCGCGCTACTCGGTGCCGCTGCCGGTGTGGTTGCAGGTTTTTTGACTGCTCCAAAATCGGGCAAAGAAACACGCGCTGACCTAAAAGCGAAAGCTGATGAGCTGAAGGCTGAAGGTGAAAAGAAGGCTACCGAAGCGAAAAAGCAAGGTGAAAAGCTCTATTCTGAGGGTAAGAAAACAGTCGATGACTACCGTGGTCGTGCCGAGCGAGCCGTGAATGCCGCTAAAGACGAATTCTCTAGTAGCGATACTAAGAAAAAGTAG